Proteins from a genomic interval of Mycobacterium conspicuum:
- a CDS encoding PHP domain-containing protein — MDPVEALRQIAYYKDRDRQDPRRVMAYRNAADILEDLDDAALERHGQANSWQSIPGIGPKTAKVIAQAWAGREPDQLAELRAAAGDLGGGQIRAALRGDLHLHSNWSDGSAPIEEMMATAATLGHEYCALTDHSPRLTIAHGLSAERLRKQLDVIDELRDKFAPMRILTGIEVDILDDGSLDQEPELLERLDVVVASVHSKLSMDSDAMTRRMVRAVSDGHADVLGHCTGRLVAGNRGIRPESKFDAEAVFTACRDHGTAVEINSRPERRDPPTRLLKLALDIGCVFSIDTDAHAPGQLDFLGYGAQRALDAGVPVDRIVNTWPAERLLEWTAA; from the coding sequence ATGGACCCGGTAGAGGCACTGCGCCAGATCGCGTACTACAAGGATCGCGACCGCCAAGATCCACGGCGGGTGATGGCCTACCGCAACGCCGCCGACATCCTCGAGGACCTTGACGACGCCGCCCTCGAGCGACACGGCCAGGCCAACAGCTGGCAGTCGATTCCCGGCATCGGACCCAAGACCGCGAAGGTCATCGCGCAGGCCTGGGCCGGGCGCGAGCCCGATCAATTGGCCGAATTGCGCGCTGCCGCAGGCGATCTCGGCGGGGGACAAATACGTGCCGCGCTGCGCGGGGACCTGCACCTGCACTCCAACTGGTCGGACGGGTCGGCACCGATCGAGGAGATGATGGCCACCGCGGCCACGCTCGGACACGAGTACTGCGCGCTCACCGATCACTCGCCGCGGCTCACGATCGCCCACGGGCTCTCGGCGGAGCGGCTGCGCAAACAGCTCGACGTGATCGACGAGTTGCGCGACAAGTTCGCGCCGATGCGCATTCTCACCGGCATCGAGGTGGACATCCTCGACGACGGCAGCCTGGACCAGGAGCCCGAGCTGCTCGAGCGCCTCGACGTCGTGGTGGCCAGCGTCCACTCCAAGCTGTCGATGGATTCCGATGCCATGACCCGCCGCATGGTGCGCGCGGTGTCCGACGGTCACGCCGACGTGCTGGGCCACTGCACCGGGCGGCTGGTCGCCGGCAATCGCGGCATCCGGCCCGAATCGAAATTCGACGCCGAAGCGGTGTTCACCGCCTGCCGCGACCACGGCACCGCGGTGGAGATCAACTCCCGCCCCGAGCGCCGTGACCCGCCGACGCGGCTGTTGAAGCTGGCGCTGGACATCGGCTGCGTGTTCAGCATCGACACCGACGCGCACGCCCCCGGCCAGTTGGACTTCCTCGGTTACGGCGCCCAGCGCGCGCTCGACGCCGGTGTGCCCGTCGACCGGATCGTCAACACCTGGCCGGCCGAACGGCTGTTGGAGTGGACCGCAGCCTGA
- a CDS encoding TetR/AcrR family transcriptional regulator has product MCKVARVSTASPTRAPRGRRSSRPSGDDREQAILATAERLLAERSLADISVDDLAKGAGISRPTFYFYFPSKEAVLLSLLEPLIAVADAEFEGAGQSPSEDPRGMCRNVIQAFFTAFSSHRAVARAGVEALATSPEIRAVWSGFMQKWIDQTAAVISADRARGAAPETIPAADLATSLNQMNERTMMATLSAEHPAVSEDSVVDTLTHIWVASIYGGSR; this is encoded by the coding sequence ATGTGTAAAGTAGCCCGAGTGAGTACCGCCAGTCCGACACGCGCCCCGCGGGGCAGGCGTTCCAGCCGCCCGTCGGGCGACGACCGCGAGCAGGCGATCCTCGCCACCGCCGAGCGGCTGCTGGCCGAGCGCTCCCTGGCCGACATCTCGGTGGACGACCTGGCCAAGGGCGCCGGCATCTCGCGCCCCACCTTCTACTTCTATTTCCCATCCAAAGAGGCGGTGCTGCTTTCCCTGCTCGAGCCGCTGATCGCCGTGGCCGACGCGGAGTTCGAGGGTGCGGGGCAATCGCCGAGCGAGGATCCGCGCGGGATGTGCCGAAACGTGATCCAAGCGTTCTTCACCGCGTTCAGCTCGCACCGTGCCGTCGCGCGGGCAGGTGTGGAGGCGCTGGCCACCAGCCCGGAGATCCGCGCCGTGTGGTCGGGCTTCATGCAAAAGTGGATCGACCAGACCGCGGCCGTGATCAGCGCCGACCGAGCGCGTGGTGCGGCACCGGAGACCATCCCGGCGGCCGACCTCGCGACGTCGCTCAACCAGATGAACGAGCGCACCATGATGGCCACCCTGTCGGCCGAGCACCCGGCGGTCAGCGAGGACAGCGTCGTCGACACCCTCACCCACATCTGGGTCGCCAGCATCTACGGCGGATCTCGCTAA
- the dinB gene encoding DNA polymerase IV: MFVRCDASILHADLDSFYASVEQRDDPTLRGRPVIVGGGVVLAASYEAKAYGVRTAMGGAQARRLCPHAAVVPPRMSAYSRASDEVFEVFRDTTPVVEPLSVDEAFLDVGGLRRVSGTPVEIAARLRANVRDRVGLPITVGIARTKFLAKVASQEAKPDGLLLVRPDRELEFLHPLPVRRLWGVGAVTAEKLHAHGIETVADVAELGESTLASMLGAAMGRQLYALSRNIDRRRVTTGVRRRSVGAQRALGSAGNRMTPGELDAVVVNLVDRITTRMRAAGRTGRTVLLRMRFDDFSRATRSRTLPWATSSTQPILAAARQLLASAAPLITQKGLTLVGFAVSGIDRDGTQQLMLAFVDDSTAIDQAVDQVRRRYGKSALTRGVLVGRDAGLEMPHLPD; this comes from the coding sequence ATGTTCGTGCGGTGTGATGCGTCCATCCTGCACGCGGACCTGGATTCGTTCTACGCGTCCGTCGAGCAGCGCGATGACCCGACGCTGCGCGGGCGCCCGGTGATCGTTGGCGGCGGTGTGGTCCTGGCGGCCAGTTACGAGGCCAAGGCCTACGGCGTGCGCACCGCGATGGGCGGGGCGCAGGCGCGCAGGCTGTGCCCGCACGCGGCGGTGGTGCCCCCGCGGATGAGCGCCTATTCGCGGGCCAGCGACGAGGTGTTCGAGGTATTCCGCGACACCACTCCGGTCGTCGAGCCCCTCTCGGTGGATGAGGCTTTTCTCGACGTCGGCGGCCTGCGCCGGGTCTCGGGTACCCCCGTCGAGATCGCGGCGCGGCTGCGCGCCAACGTGCGCGACCGAGTCGGACTACCCATCACCGTCGGGATCGCGCGGACCAAGTTCCTGGCGAAGGTGGCCAGCCAGGAAGCCAAACCGGACGGGCTGCTGTTGGTGCGGCCCGATCGCGAGCTGGAGTTCCTGCACCCGTTGCCGGTGCGTCGGTTGTGGGGCGTGGGCGCGGTGACCGCCGAGAAGCTGCATGCCCACGGCATCGAGACGGTGGCCGACGTGGCCGAACTCGGCGAGTCGACGCTCGCTTCGATGCTCGGCGCCGCGATGGGTCGCCAACTGTATGCCCTGTCCCGCAACATCGATCGCCGCCGCGTGACCACCGGGGTGCGTCGCCGGTCGGTCGGGGCTCAGCGGGCGCTCGGCAGCGCCGGCAATCGCATGACGCCCGGCGAACTCGACGCGGTGGTGGTGAACCTCGTCGACCGGATCACCACCCGCATGCGCGCCGCCGGGCGCACCGGACGAACGGTGTTGCTGCGCATGCGTTTTGACGACTTCAGCCGCGCTACCCGCTCGCGCACGCTGCCGTGGGCAACCTCGTCGACGCAGCCCATCCTGGCCGCCGCTCGACAGCTGCTCGCGTCGGCCGCACCGCTGATCACCCAAAAGGGTTTGACGCTGGTGGGTTTCGCCGTATCGGGCATCGACCGGGATGGCACCCAACAGCTGATGCTGGCCTTTGTCGACGACTCGACCGCCATCGATCAGGCGGTCGACCAGGTGCGGCGCCGCTACGGCAAATCGGCGTTGACGCGTGGGGTGCTGGTCGGTCGCGACGCCGGACTGGAGATGCCGCACCTACCGGACTGA
- a CDS encoding Rv3852 family protein, whose translation MADPQDQPEGQPDGASEPPAKKSPPDAAKKAPAKKAPAKKAPAKKAPAKKAPAKKAPAKKVQPAPPKPAGQPLGHVQPIETNGQLDAAKDAAAHAKSTVESANDPVSGDAHAPAARTPQVPLLVALAVSVLAILLVRQLRRH comes from the coding sequence ATGGCAGACCCGCAGGACCAACCCGAGGGCCAGCCCGACGGCGCTTCGGAACCACCGGCCAAGAAGTCACCTCCCGACGCCGCGAAGAAGGCACCCGCCAAGAAAGCACCCGCCAAAAAAGCACCCGCGAAGAAGGCGCCCGCGAAAAAGGCGCCCGCCAAGAAGGCGCCCGCCAAGAAGGTCCAGCCCGCGCCACCTAAGCCCGCGGGCCAGCCCTTGGGACACGTGCAGCCGATCGAAACCAACGGCCAACTCGACGCCGCCAAAGACGCAGCGGCACACGCGAAGTCGACGGTGGAAAGCGCGAACGACCCGGTGTCCGGCGACGCGCATGCGCCGGCAGCGCGCACGCCGCAGGTGCCGCTGCTGGTTGCTCTGGCGGTCAGCGTGTTGGCCATCCTGTTGGTCCGCCAACTGCGCCGCCACTGA
- a CDS encoding flavin-containing monooxygenase — protein sequence MTEHLDVVIVGAGISGVSAAWHLQDRCPTKSYAILEKRSAMGGTWDLFRYPGIRSDSDMHTLGFRFRPWTERQAIADGGPILEYVKSTAAMYGIDKHIRLNHKLLAADWSNADNRWTLQLEIDGTPSTLTCSFLLLCSGYYNYEQGYAPKFDGAEDFTGPIIHPQHWPEDLDYADKNIVVIGSGATAVTLIPALANSGAKHVTMLQRSPTYIVSQPKRDKTAERLNRWLPADAAYFAVRWKNVLRQSLLYGACQKFPKPMRKILLSYVQRRLPEGYDVEKHFGPNYNPWDQRLCLVPSGDLFRAIRNGTAEVVTDTIDRFTPTGIRLNSGQELPADIIITATGLNLQLFGGATVSVDGQPANLTETMAYKGMMLSGLPNMVYTVGYTNASWTLKADLVSEYACRLLNYMDDNGFDTVVVEHPGSDIQERPFMEFTPGYVLRSLDELPKQGDRTPWRLNQNYLRDIQLIRRGKIADEGLRFAKKPAPVAV from the coding sequence ATGACCGAACACCTCGACGTCGTCATCGTGGGCGCCGGTATTTCCGGTGTGAGCGCGGCCTGGCACCTGCAGGATCGTTGCCCGACCAAGAGCTACGCCATCCTGGAGAAGCGCTCCGCGATGGGCGGCACCTGGGACCTGTTCCGCTATCCGGGCATTCGCTCCGACTCCGACATGCACACGCTGGGTTTCCGGTTCCGTCCCTGGACCGAGCGCCAGGCCATCGCCGACGGCGGCCCGATTCTCGAATACGTCAAAAGCACCGCGGCCATGTACGGCATCGACAAGCACATCCGGCTCAACCACAAGCTCTTGGCGGCCGACTGGTCGAATGCCGACAACCGCTGGACATTGCAGCTTGAAATCGACGGCACACCAAGCACACTCACCTGCTCATTCCTTCTCCTGTGCAGTGGCTACTACAACTACGAGCAGGGTTACGCTCCGAAGTTCGACGGCGCGGAGGACTTCACCGGTCCGATCATCCATCCGCAGCACTGGCCCGAGGACCTCGACTACGCAGACAAGAACATCGTGGTGATCGGCAGCGGTGCCACCGCGGTCACTTTGATTCCGGCACTTGCGAATTCGGGTGCCAAGCACGTCACGATGCTGCAGCGTTCGCCGACCTACATCGTCTCTCAGCCCAAGCGGGACAAGACGGCCGAGCGACTTAACCGCTGGCTGCCCGCAGACGCGGCCTACTTCGCGGTGCGATGGAAGAACGTGCTGCGGCAGTCGCTGCTGTACGGCGCGTGCCAGAAGTTCCCGAAGCCGATGCGAAAGATATTGCTGAGCTACGTTCAACGCCGACTGCCCGAAGGCTACGACGTGGAGAAGCATTTCGGCCCGAACTACAACCCGTGGGACCAGCGGCTGTGTCTGGTACCCAGCGGTGACCTATTCCGCGCTATCCGCAATGGGACGGCCGAGGTCGTCACCGACACCATCGATCGGTTCACCCCGACCGGCATTCGGCTCAACTCGGGCCAGGAGTTGCCAGCCGACATCATCATCACCGCAACGGGATTGAACCTGCAGTTGTTCGGTGGCGCGACGGTCAGCGTCGACGGACAGCCGGCCAATCTCACCGAGACGATGGCCTACAAGGGCATGATGCTGTCCGGTCTGCCCAACATGGTCTACACGGTGGGATACACCAACGCATCGTGGACGCTGAAGGCCGACCTGGTGTCCGAATACGCCTGCCGGCTGCTGAACTACATGGACGACAACGGTTTCGACACCGTGGTGGTTGAGCACCCGGGTTCGGATATCCAAGAGCGCCCGTTCATGGAATTCACCCCCGGCTACGTGCTGCGCTCGCTGGATGAGTTACCGAAGCAGGGTGACCGCACGCCGTGGCGGCTGAATCAGAACTACCTGCGCGATATCCAGCTGATCCGGCGCGGGAAGATCGCAGACGAGGGTCTGCGATTCGCCAAAAAACCTGCGCCAGTGGCGGTTTAA
- a CDS encoding YcnI family copper-binding membrane protein has translation MAAAALYVPAGTALASAHVHASSDNAVRGGTAIVTFEVPNESNTGAATTALTVRLPNVASAHAEAMPGWTAKLDRDAAAGTVRSVTWTAAPAGGIPADQFALFRISVQLPDAATVSFPATQTYSDGSIVKWDQPAQPGGGEPEYPAPTLTLAAVPHDHHAPAVAQPGPAADNTARVLGGLALVLGALGLCLALVRRRR, from the coding sequence ATGGCGGCCGCCGCGCTCTACGTCCCCGCCGGTACCGCGCTGGCCTCGGCGCATGTGCACGCCAGCAGCGACAACGCGGTGCGCGGTGGCACGGCGATCGTCACTTTTGAGGTGCCCAACGAATCCAATACCGGCGCCGCCACCACCGCGCTGACCGTCAGACTGCCCAACGTGGCGTCGGCGCACGCCGAGGCCATGCCGGGGTGGACGGCCAAGCTGGACCGCGATGCCGCAGCCGGCACCGTGCGCTCGGTGACCTGGACGGCCGCGCCCGCTGGCGGGATCCCGGCGGATCAGTTTGCACTGTTTAGGATCTCGGTGCAGCTGCCCGACGCCGCCACCGTCAGCTTCCCGGCCACCCAGACCTACTCCGACGGGTCGATCGTCAAGTGGGATCAGCCGGCCCAACCCGGCGGCGGCGAACCGGAATACCCGGCACCCACGTTGACGCTCGCGGCGGTGCCGCATGACCATCACGCGCCCGCCGTCGCGCAGCCCGGGCCCGCGGCCGACAACACCGCCCGCGTGCTCGGCGGGCTCGCCCTGGTCCTCGGCGCGCTGGGCCTGTGTCTGGCCCTGGTGCGTCGTAGGAGATGA
- the rraA gene encoding ribonuclease E activity regulator RraA, with protein MTVTFRPTADLVDEIGSDVRSCDMQFRQFGGRSEFAGPISTVRCFQDNALLKSILSQPGAGGVLVIDGAGSLHTALVGDVIAELARSNGWSGLVVNGAVRDAAALRGIDIGIKALGTNPRKSTKTGAGQRDLEVSLGGVTFVPGEIAYSDDDGIVVVAAEP; from the coding sequence GTGACGGTGACGTTTCGGCCAACCGCCGACCTCGTCGATGAAATCGGTTCCGACGTGCGCAGCTGCGACATGCAGTTTCGCCAGTTCGGCGGGCGGTCCGAGTTCGCCGGGCCGATCAGCACCGTGCGTTGCTTCCAGGACAACGCGCTGCTGAAATCCATACTCTCCCAGCCCGGTGCGGGCGGCGTGCTGGTGATCGATGGTGCCGGTTCCCTGCACACCGCACTCGTCGGCGACGTCATCGCCGAGCTGGCCCGCTCCAACGGCTGGTCCGGGCTGGTGGTCAACGGAGCGGTGCGCGACGCGGCCGCCCTTCGGGGCATCGACATCGGCATCAAGGCGCTGGGCACCAACCCACGCAAGAGCACCAAGACCGGGGCCGGGCAGCGCGATCTGGAGGTCAGCCTGGGTGGCGTGACGTTTGTGCCGGGCGAGATTGCCTATAGCGACGACGACGGCATCGTCGTCGTCGCTGCGGAACCTTAA
- a CDS encoding copper resistance CopC family protein produces MTRRRYVTRLGPLLAVLALAATWTAPLASAHAARVSCQPADNAVLAAGPAQVSATFNEQLQTSFAAMAVVGPDGNLWSVGEPTVQGAVVSVGLRPLGPTGSYTVNYRVTSADGHVVSGSWSFRLTVAGTGTPGPAPAATGAGGAIPTWPFVAVAVVLVAGAALGAGLWAKRRRPGPTR; encoded by the coding sequence ATGACGCGCCGACGGTATGTCACCAGGCTGGGACCGCTGCTGGCCGTCCTGGCGTTGGCCGCGACCTGGACTGCCCCGCTCGCGTCCGCGCACGCCGCGCGCGTGTCCTGTCAGCCCGCCGACAACGCGGTGCTGGCGGCCGGCCCCGCGCAGGTCAGCGCCACCTTCAACGAGCAGTTACAAACCTCGTTCGCGGCCATGGCCGTCGTCGGTCCCGACGGCAATTTGTGGTCCGTCGGCGAGCCCACCGTGCAGGGTGCCGTTGTCAGCGTCGGCCTGCGACCGCTCGGTCCGACCGGCAGCTACACGGTGAACTACCGGGTGACCTCCGCCGACGGCCATGTGGTGTCCGGGTCCTGGTCGTTTCGGCTGACGGTGGCCGGCACCGGCACTCCCGGGCCTGCGCCGGCCGCGACCGGGGCCGGCGGTGCCATCCCGACATGGCCGTTTGTGGCGGTGGCCGTGGTGCTGGTCGCCGGTGCTGCGTTGGGGGCTGGGTTGTGGGCGAAGCGTCGCCGGCCGGGACCGACCCGGTGA
- a CDS encoding PE family protein, producing MMSSFVSVFPEVLSTASADVNAIGSAIRSANAAAAAPTTSVMAAARDEVSAAVSQVFGRYGQEYQALSAQAALFHEQFVQALTSGSRLYAISEAASAAATADPLTALVGAAQGLGVFSPVELLTGRPLFGNGANGAPGSGNDGGDGGWLIGNGGNGGSGAHGQDGGAGGSAGLWGHGGNGGAGGSGKALFGEPGGNGGAGGASGLIGGGAGGTGGTGGDGGSGLPVGVAGGHGGAGGAGGANRQLLSLNGAGGDGGAGGRGGLGGTGIDVSVTGGTGGAGGHGGAGGNGGAGGANQALLGGAGGAGGIGGDGASGGKGGGGGDGAGATSAGTGGVGGDGGNAGAGGAGGAGGGLLGQAGSGGSGGTGGAGGTGGDGGGFSGTGFNEVAGRGGLGGHGGAGGAGGDSSAGATNGSGGDGGLGGTGGTGGGAKSGTGANHSAYGGGGGGGGAGGTGGQVGGGGIGGSGGTGGTGGSGGTGGAGSTQLSQPVALGLGGDGGQGGAGAPDGGAGGTGGGGGTGGGAVGEANGDMAFGGGGGGGGGAAYAGGAGGAGGAGGNAITTASGGLAQGGAGGSGGTGPGGGGGGGAWAYPANADNGSAGAKGDLGGAGGVGGGNSGQYGGDGGAKGVAGDGAEALIVIGGNAGGDGQSV from the coding sequence ATGATGTCGTCTTTCGTGTCGGTATTTCCTGAGGTTCTCAGCACAGCATCGGCGGACGTGAACGCGATTGGATCGGCGATCAGGTCGGCCAACGCCGCGGCGGCGGCTCCGACGACATCGGTGATGGCGGCGGCGCGGGATGAGGTTTCGGCGGCGGTCTCCCAGGTGTTCGGCCGCTATGGCCAGGAGTATCAGGCGCTCAGCGCGCAGGCGGCGCTGTTTCATGAGCAATTTGTGCAGGCGTTGACGTCCGGCTCGCGGCTCTATGCGATCAGTGAAGCGGCCAGCGCAGCGGCCACTGCCGATCCCCTGACGGCGCTGGTCGGGGCGGCCCAGGGCCTCGGCGTGTTCTCGCCGGTGGAGTTGCTGACCGGGCGCCCGTTGTTCGGCAACGGAGCCAACGGGGCGCCGGGCAGCGGGAACGACGGTGGTGACGGCGGATGGCTGATAGGCAACGGCGGCAACGGTGGGTCGGGCGCGCACGGCCAGGACGGCGGGGCCGGCGGGTCGGCGGGGCTGTGGGGCCATGGCGGTAACGGGGGCGCCGGCGGAAGCGGCAAGGCCCTGTTCGGCGAGCCGGGCGGCAACGGCGGGGCCGGCGGGGCCAGCGGGCTGATCGGTGGTGGCGCGGGCGGGACCGGCGGGACCGGCGGGGACGGCGGCAGCGGCCTTCCGGTTGGGGTGGCGGGCGGCCATGGCGGTGCCGGCGGTGCGGGCGGGGCCAACAGGCAATTGCTATCGCTGAACGGCGCCGGTGGTGACGGCGGGGCGGGCGGGCGCGGCGGCCTCGGCGGAACCGGTATCGACGTCAGCGTGACCGGCGGGACCGGCGGGGCCGGTGGGCACGGGGGCGCCGGTGGCAACGGTGGGGCCGGCGGCGCAAATCAGGCCCTGCTGGGCGGCGCCGGCGGGGCGGGCGGCATCGGCGGCGACGGCGCCTCGGGTGGCAAGGGCGGCGGCGGTGGAGACGGGGCCGGTGCCACCAGCGCCGGAACCGGGGGCGTCGGTGGCGACGGCGGCAACGCCGGTGCCGGTGGGGCCGGTGGCGCCGGAGGAGGCCTCCTCGGGCAGGCCGGTAGCGGCGGCTCGGGAGGTACCGGGGGCGCTGGCGGTACCGGCGGTGACGGAGGTGGCTTCAGCGGCACTGGGTTTAATGAGGTGGCCGGCCGAGGCGGCCTAGGCGGCCACGGCGGCGCCGGCGGCGCCGGCGGCGACTCCAGTGCTGGCGCAACCAATGGTTCCGGCGGCGACGGCGGTCTCGGCGGTACCGGGGGTACCGGCGGCGGCGCGAAATCGGGAACCGGCGCAAACCACTCCGCCTACGGCGGTGGCGGGGGCGGCGGCGGTGCGGGCGGTACCGGCGGCCAGGTCGGGGGCGGTGGCATCGGCGGCTCCGGAGGTACCGGTGGCACCGGCGGCAGCGGCGGCACCGGCGGCGCCGGCTCAACCCAACTCAGCCAGCCAGTAGCCCTCGGACTCGGCGGGGACGGCGGCCAAGGCGGCGCCGGTGCTCCCGACGGCGGGGCGGGGGGTACCGGAGGCGGAGGCGGCACCGGCGGTGGCGCGGTTGGGGAGGCGAACGGGGACATGGCCTTTGGCGGAGGCGGAGGCGGGGGCGGTGGGGCCGCTTACGCCGGCGGCGCGGGCGGCGCGGGCGGCGCAGGAGGAAACGCGATCACCACCGCCTCTGGGGGGCTAGCTCAAGGAGGTGCCGGCGGAAGCGGCGGCACCGGCCCCGGTGGTGGTGGCGGCGGCGGAGCGTGGGCCTACCCCGCCAACGCCGACAACGGCTCCGCCGGCGCCAAGGGCGACTTGGGCGGCGCCGGGGGCGTGGGTGGTGGTAATAGTGGGCAGTACGGCGGTGACGGGGGCGCCAAGGGCGTCGCCGGTGACGGTGCCGAGGCCCTTATCGTGATTGGCGGCAACGCCGGCGGCGACGGGCAATCCGTCTGA
- a CDS encoding DUF6474 family protein → MGLFRKRKSRATRRAEARAIKARAKLEARLIAKNEARRIKQAQRSRDKAFRAQVKAQQDSDRMALKVAEAELKAAREGKLLSPTRIRRALTVSRLLAPILTPVIYRAAMATRALIDRRRADQLGIPLTQIGQFSGSGARLSARIAGSEQSLRLVQEKKPKDAETKQFAAAITERLADLTAAVTAAEHMPAARRRAAHAAISSQLDGIEADLMARLGLT, encoded by the coding sequence ATGGGCCTGTTCCGCAAGCGAAAGAGCCGCGCGACGCGTCGCGCCGAAGCCCGAGCGATCAAGGCCCGCGCCAAACTAGAGGCCCGGCTGATCGCGAAAAACGAAGCGCGTCGGATCAAGCAGGCCCAGCGTTCCCGCGACAAGGCGTTCAGGGCACAGGTCAAAGCTCAGCAGGACAGCGACCGCATGGCGTTGAAAGTCGCCGAGGCCGAACTCAAGGCGGCGCGCGAAGGCAAGCTCCTCTCGCCGACGCGAATCCGGCGGGCGCTGACGGTTTCTCGGCTGCTCGCGCCCATCCTGACCCCGGTGATCTACCGCGCGGCGATGGCCACCCGCGCCCTGATCGACCGCCGTCGCGCCGATCAGCTCGGGATTCCGCTGACCCAGATCGGCCAATTCTCCGGCAGCGGTGCGCGACTGTCGGCACGGATTGCGGGGTCAGAGCAATCGCTGCGGCTGGTGCAAGAAAAGAAGCCCAAAGACGCCGAGACGAAGCAGTTCGCGGCCGCGATCACCGAACGGCTCGCCGACCTGACTGCCGCCGTCACCGCTGCGGAGCACATGCCGGCGGCGCGGCGCCGCGCGGCCCACGCGGCGATTTCGTCTCAGCTCGACGGCATCGAGGCGGATCTGATGGCCCGGCTCGGGTTGACCTAA
- a CDS encoding helix-turn-helix transcriptional regulator: MSTTFSARLNRLFDTVYPPGRGPHTSAEVIAALKSEGITMSAPYLSQLRSGNRTNPSAATMAALANFFRIKPAYFTDDDYYAKLDKELSWLCTMRDEGVRRIAMRSFGLSPQAQQNLVERVDELRRAEKLDA; encoded by the coding sequence ATGAGCACGACGTTCTCTGCCCGCCTCAACCGTTTGTTTGACACGGTGTACCCCCCGGGGCGCGGGCCGCACACCTCCGCCGAGGTCATCGCGGCACTCAAGTCAGAGGGCATCACCATGTCGGCTCCCTACCTGTCACAGCTACGCTCAGGCAATCGCACCAACCCGTCCGCGGCGACGATGGCCGCCCTTGCCAACTTCTTCCGCATCAAGCCGGCCTACTTCACCGACGACGACTACTACGCCAAGCTCGACAAGGAGTTGTCGTGGCTGTGCACGATGCGTGACGAGGGTGTGCGTCGGATCGCCATGCGGTCGTTCGGCTTGTCCCCGCAGGCCCAGCAGAACCTCGTCGAGCGGGTCGACGAGCTGCGCCGCGCGGAGAAGCTCGACGCATAA
- a CDS encoding LLM class F420-dependent oxidoreductase, whose protein sequence is MRFAFKTAPQNTTWPDMLALWQEADQIDVFESGWTFDHFYPIFSDSNGPCLEGWTTLTALAQATTRLRLGTLVTGIHYRHPAVLANMAAALDIISNGRLELGIGAGWNDEESGAYGIELGSLKDRFDRFEEACQVLISLLSQESTDFAGKFYQLKGARNEPKGPQRPHPPICIGGSGEKRTLPLTARYAQHWNFVGGTPEQFAHKRDVLAARCADIGRDPKEITLSAHLRLGEDRNYGQVVEDAAALAAEGLDLGIVHIAPPHDPVILESLAEAIRESGLVS, encoded by the coding sequence ATGCGATTCGCCTTCAAGACCGCTCCGCAAAACACCACCTGGCCCGACATGCTTGCCCTCTGGCAGGAGGCCGACCAGATCGACGTCTTCGAATCGGGTTGGACCTTCGACCACTTCTACCCGATTTTCAGCGACAGCAACGGTCCCTGCCTGGAGGGCTGGACGACCCTGACCGCACTCGCGCAGGCCACCACGAGGCTCCGCCTCGGCACCCTGGTCACCGGCATCCACTACCGGCATCCAGCCGTGCTCGCCAACATGGCCGCCGCGCTGGACATCATCTCCAACGGCCGCCTCGAATTAGGGATCGGCGCCGGCTGGAACGACGAAGAATCGGGCGCCTACGGCATCGAGCTGGGTTCCCTCAAGGACCGCTTCGACCGGTTCGAAGAAGCATGTCAGGTGCTGATCAGCCTGCTGAGCCAGGAGTCCACCGACTTCGCTGGCAAGTTCTACCAGCTCAAGGGCGCCCGCAACGAACCCAAGGGCCCGCAGCGCCCGCACCCGCCAATCTGCATCGGCGGCAGCGGTGAGAAACGGACGCTGCCGCTGACGGCGCGCTACGCGCAGCATTGGAATTTCGTTGGCGGGACGCCCGAGCAGTTCGCGCACAAGCGCGACGTCCTGGCTGCACGCTGCGCCGACATCGGGCGCGATCCCAAGGAGATCACCCTGTCGGCCCACCTGCGCCTGGGTGAAGACCGCAACTACGGGCAGGTCGTCGAGGACGCGGCCGCCCTCGCCGCCGAAGGTTTGGACCTCGGCATCGTCCACATCGCCCCGCCGCACGATCCGGTGATACTGGAATCGCTGGCGGAGGCGATCCGCGAATCCGGCCTTGTTAGCTGA